Below is a window of Brachyspira hampsonii DNA.
TTATTTATTCTATCCTGTAAAGCTTTATTAATCATAGCGATAAGCGAACCCCAGCCGCATACACCTACAAAAGTTACCATTAAAAAAGTTATTACAATGCCTGTATTGCCTTCTACCGATGATATGTTTCCTGTATCTATAAACTGCATCAAACTATCCCAAAAAGCATCTTTAGGCGGATAATGAAAAAATACTATTATAAATATAGATACTATTAAAAGAAGAATTATTATAGCGAATACTAAAAGCATCAATTGATAGAAAAGCCCTTTATTAAGCATTCTGTCAATTCTATATTTTATATAATTAGATATATCTTTTATCATAAAAAACTCATTATATTTTTTATATATAAAAGATTATACTAAAGTAAATTAAAATTGCAAAATATTTTTTACTAAAATAAATAATATTTCTATATAGATTTTTAATATTTTTCATACTAGTGTTAGAAGTATTAGTTAATATATACATATTTAATGCTATTTGAATATATCTAATATTTTTTAAAATATTTTAAAAAGTGATAAATGATTAAAAATTGTATCCAATTTCAAATTCCCAAGTAAAAGGCTTAGCAACGGAATATGTAGAAAGTATAGGTGTTTTATTAAAAATATTTTTAAAATGCATAGAAAATATTAAGTGTTCAAACCATATAGAATAGAATGATATATTAAAATCATGAAATACTTCAGAATATCGTATTGGTCTGTAATCTGTTAAAGGTCTTGGAACAGAGTAGGTGTAGTAAATATTCAATGATAATGAACTTAATACTTTATTTCTTGGTATAAAGTCATAACCTAATAGTGCACTTATAACATGTTCAGGCAAACCTATTTTAGGCATTTCATCTTTACCCATATAGGCAAGCTGATAAGAATAACCTATTTTTGTTTTTATTTTATGATACTTCGCAAATGGTATATCATAACTTATACTTGGCGTAACTATATGAGAAGCTGCTGTATCAACATTTATAGGTGTATTACCATACCAAATTATTTTATTTGTATATGTTGTATAGGCATAAGATGCTTCTATTTTTAAATTGGTAACTGCTTCTAATGTTAATTTAGTAAGTAATTGATTATAGCTTTCAGGTAGCAGTTTAGGATTACTAAAAGTGCCGTAATACAAATCATTAAAGGTAGGTGCGGTATAATCACTCATATAACCAAAATATAATCCGCAGCCTTTATAAAAATTTAAATTGAATCCTACATTGTATGCTAAATAATTTTTATTTTCCTGATTTGTGAATACTTCATTTTGATATTCATATTTTATGCTTGGAAGTAATGTAAATATTGGTGAAGCATTATCCCAATATCCGAAAGACAGCTGCATTTCATATTTTAATGAAAGGGAATGTCTTTGAGGATAATAATAAAAATTAGTTTCTATAGAATTTGTATCTTCTGTTAAAATATCATATCTATATTCAGGAGTAAATTTATTATACATTGTGATAGTATTTGGTATAAATTCATCCATTCTTGATAAAGAAGCATTTAAAGCTATAGCATGCGATTTATAATCTGATATAAATTTGCCATTTTGATAATAAGGTCTGTCTACAAATGAATCAAATAAATATGATAAAGCAACAGTGTAATCCAAAATATCAGAAAATCCATTATATGATACTGAAGATGTAAGAGTAGTAAATGTAAACCAAGAATCTGTTTTATTTACAGGCGGTATTTCATATTGTGCGGCAGAACTAGAATATGATATATTAGCAAATACATTTATATAATCTTTATTATCGAATGTATATTTATAGTTGGCTGATGAGTTTACTATAAACTGCCTATTATCTTTGAAATTTCCTTGTACTATGTTTCCTGAAGAGTTAATAAAATCATAATAATAATTACCGTCGCTGTAGTATGAATCTGCTGTAAAAGTAAATACCTGATGTTCATCAATATTTCTTGAAAACAGTATTGAAGGTCTTACAGTATTATAAGCACCATAACCTAATGATATTAAAAGTATATCTTGAACAGGACTTTTAGTTGTTATGTATATTGAGTTTCCTATTATTTCAATAGATTCTATCAAATTTGAAGGTATTCTTCTTAAATCAACACCGGCATCAGCATTTCCTTTAGCAGTATTCATAAGTACGCCATTAACATATATTTTTATATTGTCTCCGTTGGCCCCTGCCGGATCAATAACTTCATTGCCCATATATGTACCTTTATTTACAAATCCCGGCTGATTAGCTAAAACTTCCTGTGCATTTTTATAACCCATTCTGTCTATTTCTTCAGAAGTTATTATACGATTATTCGCTTTGATTGGAACTTTAGGAGCTGAAGGCTGATTTGTCTGATTAGTTTGAGAGGTATTTGTTATTTCCGCTTGAGAAGTAATCCAAATACCTCCTTTAAGTTCTCTTATAAGATAAGTTTGAGAATACAATAAATTTGTAAATATAAATAATGTTATGATATACTTTTTCATAATTAAAAGTTTTTAATATTAAAATATATTTTTTGTTTTATTGAAGTTTTAAATAACCAAAAGGCCACCAATATTTAACCCAATCGCTAGTGTTTTCATTAGGTATAACATTTTCATCAGATCCTCCGCCATACCAAGCCTGTTCAATACCTTCTTCATCTACTATGATGAGTCTGTATCGTATTAACATTCCAACACCTGTTTTATTATCCCAATATACTCCGGCTATATAATTTTTGCCATTGTATTTGCATACCATACATCTTTTAAAAACAGTTCTTGCACTTGTTCCGTTTTCCCATTTTTCTTCGTAATAGTTAGCATCTTCTTTAAACTCGCCTGTTATTGTAGTATAGGCAGATGTAGCATATATAGTTTTATTTTTAACCATGTTTTTCCATAGTTCTTCAATTTTAGCCTGAGTTATTTCTCCTGTAAAAGACTGATTGCCATAATAAACAGTTCCATTAAATCCATTTGCAATTTCAACACCTGATACACTTTCTTTATCAGAAATTTCTTCAGCTGCTTCCTGTCTAGGATCTGTTGCTGATTTCTGACTGCATGAAATAGATATTGCTAATATTATAAATATTAGTAATATGACTTTTATTCTATTTTTCATAATGATTCCTTTTAATATTTTATGATGTATTTCATATTTAATATACAATATGCAATACACTTATTTTTATAATTTTATTTTGTCTGCGGTACTAAATCTGAATAATAAGAAAAAGCATTATTTTCTTCAGTAAATATGGATTTTGCTTCTTCAAAAGTTTCTGCAGAGGCACTTCCATCTGAAAGCATAGCTTGCGAAATAGATAAAGTATTTGCAGATAAACTTTTAAATGATATAGCATACCATTTATTTAAGTAATCAGGACTCCAAGATGGTGCCATAGTATATGTACCATACATAATTCCTGATGTATTATCACTATTCCAAATAATTTCCACTATAGAAATAGAGTAGCTAACATCTCCTGCCGGATCAGGTACAATAAAGTCTATTTTATTATTTACATTTTCTCTTATTTGATATACTTCATTATATTGCGGCTGTTTTTCATTATACCAATCTTTGATTAGAATTGTATAATTTGCATTTTGTTTCCAAGAAGGTTTTCCTGTTG
It encodes the following:
- a CDS encoding TonB-dependent receptor plug domain-containing protein → MKKYIITLFIFTNLLYSQTYLIRELKGGIWITSQAEITNTSQTNQTNQPSAPKVPIKANNRIITSEEIDRMGYKNAQEVLANQPGFVNKGTYMGNEVIDPAGANGDNIKIYVNGVLMNTAKGNADAGVDLRRIPSNLIESIEIIGNSIYITTKSPVQDILLISLGYGAYNTVRPSILFSRNIDEHQVFTFTADSYYSDGNYYYDFINSSGNIVQGNFKDNRQFIVNSSANYKYTFDNKDYINVFANISYSSSAAQYEIPPVNKTDSWFTFTTLTSSVSYNGFSDILDYTVALSYLFDSFVDRPYYQNGKFISDYKSHAIALNASLSRMDEFIPNTITMYNKFTPEYRYDILTEDTNSIETNFYYYPQRHSLSLKYEMQLSFGYWDNASPIFTLLPSIKYEYQNEVFTNQENKNYLAYNVGFNLNFYKGCGLYFGYMSDYTAPTFNDLYYGTFSNPKLLPESYNQLLTKLTLEAVTNLKIEASYAYTTYTNKIIWYGNTPINVDTAASHIVTPSISYDIPFAKYHKIKTKIGYSYQLAYMGKDEMPKIGLPEHVISALLGYDFIPRNKVLSSLSLNIYYTYSVPRPLTDYRPIRYSEVFHDFNISFYSIWFEHLIFSMHFKNIFNKTPILSTYSVAKPFTWEFEIGYNF